A genome region from Gadus chalcogrammus isolate NIFS_2021 chromosome 5, NIFS_Gcha_1.0, whole genome shotgun sequence includes the following:
- the ccdc177 gene encoding coiled-coil domain-containing protein 177 codes for MVDTSEVEDQCKGPHSDTPGLPNHVHPDAAGLPNHVHPDAAGLPNHVPRRPDEGDGMAAEDDPDGDAGFQTPPTGSCEPSPCHSANGDPPPPPPQQGNPPPQQSPPPPPKLHLDLYNFESPVAEGSRYVLTSPRSLEACARCGVKPVELLSRPLADFAREAPGRSMRVATGMFEVYERERHGKLRQCREERERIVREEKRRVLAAAVNGNAAAAAAAAAAAASSPQRSAEKSPDSARAGSGPLTASALHDAGAAPVRSAPSGPAAKAGVAASSKASPTKAGHSPKSGSSRSSRTGSFGSASSRGPHLGTPKQAAPSSSEPGKTPSRVASSGPPPVTRKSSGGKSSNTFPRSTPKPPAFPRANSTLASIVCRQAAPVPSLPLNGVPGGAVPQHNGHGKAKSHSTESLQRRLESSTSNTTVTTATTTTTCTSSESGASSSYSWEAGRDHWAKRSSPRARTLATFNSLMGRSLSLGDLSHSHQTTQKVERIVREVRRRGLKAVPERDRKIAALMLARYQEEDIMSQTRYVAHLQWDSEKRMDELRRDQEEREKQRAVVQCQRAWHCQVSTRQRRLSQQERDSSAAKLRQAEESEERWRELSEQQERGRLQRLQQASREEKQKKALQEQNLKALEEERGAVLEQERLLLDERLTMAELKRQETEHRAQEDRRGLNRAEKRRHAALIREISRREQEEREEAQRAAEGKLNRSLENYGQIVERRGQELKEKARREEKQILKARRAAEQRERQQQQQLEARVKEADRRAAQAALAAEEKAREKAQRAAQSRQEKERLQRLNRRRVEDEEQQRRAELLQSIEKKLEKSEQIFKEKRAVLESARSTARASFHVRDRVREETNMRTFDKMALEAQLAAGLDGK; via the exons ATGGTCGACACGTCCGAAGTTGAGGATCAGTGCAAAGGCCCGCACTCGGACACCCCAGGCCTGCCCAATCACGTGCACCCGGACGCCGCCGGCCTGCCCAATCACGTGCACCCAGACGCCGCCGGCCTGCCCAATCACGTCCCCCGCCGGCCCGACGAGGGGGACGGCATGGCGGCGGAGGACGACCCCGACGGAGACGCCGGCTTCCAGACTCCGCCCACCGGCAGCTGCGAGCCCAGCCCCTGCCACTCCGCA AACGgagaccctcctccccctcccccccaacagggaaacccccccccccagcaaagccccccccccccgcccaagcTGCACCTGGACCTCTACAACTTCGAGTCCCCGGTGGCGGAGGGCAGCCGCTACGTGCTGACCAGCCCCCGGTCCCTGGAGGCGTGCGCCCGCTGCGGCGTGAAGCCCGTGGAGCTGCTGTCGCGCCCGCTGGCCGACTTCGCCCGCGAGGCGCCGGGCCGCTCCATGCGCGTCGCCACGGGGATGTTCGAGGTGTACGAGCGCGAGCGCCACGGCAAGCTGAGGCAGTGCCGCGAGGAGCGCGAGCGCATCGTCCGCGAGGAGAAGAGGCGGGTCCTGGCGGCGGCCGTCAACgggaacgccgccgccgccgccgccgccgccgccgccgccgcctcgtctCCACAGCGTTCCGCGGAGAAGAGCCCCGACTCCGCCCGGGCGGGGTCCGGACCGCTGACGGCGTCGGCCCTTCACGACGCCGGAGCGGCGCCCGTGAGGTCCGCGCCCTCGGGTCCGGCTGCGAAAGCGGGCGTGGCCGCGTCGTCAAAGGCCTCGCCCACCAAGGCCGGCCACTCCCCGAAGTCGGGGTCCTCGAGGTCGTCGAGGACCGGGTCGTtcggctccgcctcctccaggggCCCCCACCTGGGGACGCCGAAGCAGGCCGCGCCCTCGTCCTCGGAGCCGGGGAAGACCCCGAGCAGGGTGGCCTCGTCCGGCCCCCCCCCGGTGACCCGCAA GTCCTCCGGGGGCAAGTCCTCCAACACCTTCCCCCGGTCGACCCCCAAGCCCCCGGCGTTCCCCCGAGCCAACTCCACCCTGGCCTCCATCGTGTGCCGGCAGGCCGCCCCGGTCCCCTCGCTCCCCCTCAACGGCGTGCCCGGGGGGGCGGTGCCTCAGCACAACGGGCACGGCAAGGCCAAGAGCCACTCCACGGAGTCCCTCCAGCGGCGGCTGgagtcctccacctccaacaccaccgtcaccaccgccaccaccaccaccacctgcacctCCTCCGAGTCgggcgcctcctcctcctacagcTGGGAGGCCGGCCGGGACCACTGGGCCAAGAGGTCCAGCCCCCGCGCCCGCACCCTGGCCACCTTCAACTCCCTGATGGGGCGGAGCCTGAGCCTGGGCGACCTCAGCCACTCCCACCAGACCACGCAGAAGGTGGAGCGCATCGTGCGCGAGGTGCGGCGGCGGGGGCTCAAGGCCGTGCCCGAGCGCGACCGCAAGATCGCGGCGCTGATGCTGGCGCGCTACCAGGAGGAGGACATCATGAGCCAGACGCGCTACGTGGCGCACCTGCAGTGGGACAGCGAGAAGCGCATGGACGAGCTGCGGCGCGACCAGGAGGAGCGCGAGAAGCAGCGCGCCGTGGTGCAGTGCCAGCGGGCGTGGCACTGCCAGGTGTCCACGCGCCAGCGCCGCCTCAGCCAGCAGGAGCGCGACTCGTCGGCCGCCAAGCTGCGGCAggcggaggagagcgaggagcgcTGGAGGGAGCTGTCCGAGCAGCAGGAGCGCGGCCGTCTGCAGAGGCTGCAGCAGGCGTCGCGCgaggagaagcagaagaaggCGCTGCAGGAGCAGAACCTGAaggcgctggaggaggagcggggcgCCGTGCTGGAGCAGGAGCGCCTCCTGCTGGACGAGAGGCTGACCATGGCCGAGCTGAAGCGGCAGGAGACGGAGCACCGCGCGCAGGAGGACCGCCGCGGCCTGAACCGCGCCGAGAAGCGCCGGCACGCGGCGCTCATCCGGGAGATCTCGCggcgggagcaggaggagcgggaggaggccCAGCGCGCGGCCGAGGGCAAGCTGAACCGCTCGCTGGAAAACTACGGGCAGATCGTGGAGCGCCGGGGCcaggagctgaaggagaaggCGCGGCGCGAGGAGAAGCAGATCCTGAAGGCGCGGCGGGCGGCCGAGCAGCgggagcggcagcagcagcagcagctggaggcCCGCGTGAAGGAGGCCGACAGGAGGGCCGCGCAGGCGGCGCTGGCGGCCGAGGAGAAGGCGCGGGAGAAGGCCCAGCGCGCGGCGCAGAGCcggcaggagaaggagaggctgCAGCGGCTGAACCGGCGgcgggtggaggacgaggagcagcAGAGGCGGGCGGAGCTGCTGCAGTCCATCGAGAAGAAGCTGGAGAAGAGCGAGCAGATCTTCAAGGAGAAGCGCGCCGTGCTGGAGAGCGCCCGCTCCACCGCGCGCGCCTCCTTCCACGTGCGCGACCGCGTGCGCGAGGAGACCAACATGCGCACCTTCGACAAGATGGCGCTGGAGGCTCAGCTGGCCGCCGGGCTGGACGGGaagtga